TAAACATAAGAGCTTGACATAACATATCTTTGATATAGATCTGCCAACCATGTCAACCTCACCTTGGCACTTGCATTTGTTGTCAATGCAATCTCTGTTTTTGTCGAAATGCCAAGTTATAAGTAGGACCTTCACCGTGTCTCTTTCAAAGAGCAAGAGGACATTATCAATGGGCCTGCTTGTCACATGCAAGTGCAGCAAACAAAACACATTATCCAAAGTGATGGTCATCTCTCCGACAGGCAGGTGGAAAGAAGATGTCTCCTAATACCACCTCTCCAAAAAGGAATTCACCAAGCCCTTGCTTGCGGTAAGATACCGCGTCGTAACAAGGGCTACTAACCTTGACCGATCCACGTAAGACCTAACTTACGGTTGAGTAAGGTATGGTAACACCCAGACACCATGGCTGACAAGCTTTAGCTTTGGCTACTCCTAACGAATCTAAACATGACCAACACAAGTGGTCCCTTTACAACTGCATAAGTGACAAATCAATTTTACTTCCTGCAAATGGAGGTCCAATTATCCTATCAACAACTGATCTTGGTCGTGGCTTTGGATCTAGCTGTGCTTCTGCCTCTGGCTGTTGCTGCTGCTGTCACTTGTCATCATGACGTGCACGCATTGATGCAATCACTCTACGAGGGGTGAGGAATTTTGAAATGAGAGACAGAAGGGTATTTTCACTGTTGATAGGGGCTAATTGCAAAAGAGTTAGGGGCCAATAGCAACACCCAAACTCGTTTTAGAATACAAGTCACAATCCTCCTGATTGGGCCTTTGAGTAAAAGCCCATTCACAATggatgcaaacacagttttgaAATGGGCTTTGTAGCCAGGTCCAAATCTGAAGCAGCTGCTATTTTTGTTttgcatctctctctctctctctcttcccttgcCAACTCAACCCAGTGCAGCGAGTAAAGCTTTCTCTCTCTTGTTCCTTCGTGGCCTATGTTCTTCTTCTACCCTTCGCGAATGGAttctttctctccctttttcgcGCATTCGATCCGTGTATTTCACGCCTTGTGTTTAGCCTCTCACCCCAAAGCACTTCATCACAATGCAAATCACCAAATCttcgtgttttttttattcctctATTGTCATGAGTTTCTCTAGGTATCATGTGACACTGACGTAATGCAATTATATGCGAATCACTTGTCACTTGTCAGCACTTACTTCATATTTGATCAAAGAACAcagttaattatttatatgcCTACAATTTAATCGAACACGTGCTTTTGTGAACTCTTCCTAGTTCTTAGTTTcttacactattttgtttcctcATTTGATCTAGCAAAATATACAATCACGCACATGTAGGGATATAAATATCAGGATCTCTAATTCCAGATTTTAGCTGATGATGTTCTATGTGCCAATTGGAATTGATATTGTCAGGTGGCACTTTCATAATGTGATGGAATCTGAAGCTCGTTTCTCATTGCTCATATTTAGTTCAGATTGAGTGATGTTGGTGTTGTTAGTTGatcaatgaataaaattagttttgtaaTGAAGTTTTGGACTTTGAGTTCAACCATGTTTTCTTGTGTTTTTGGGAATGTTTTGGCTATTGGTTGGGGAGGAAGGGTTCGAGGTGGAGTGGAGACAAGCATTTAGGTTTTAGACAATGGTCCTGTTTGGATAAGTTTTTCTATAaacacaaaagaagaaaattagaaGGCAAATTTCCCATTATGCATAACTGTGGCTTGTGATGCTTGTCCAGAAGTTTATGAATGAAATATTTCCATTCATGTTTTGTCATCTTTTGGCTGAAGTGTCTTCTTGTAGTTAGTTGATCGATTGGATATAAAATCCATTTAGTCTTATGCATGCTACTTGAGTTGGCCGATAAGTAAATACTAAATACACTTAAGATTGAACATAAACTATAAGTGATATATCAGTAAGTTGCAAAGCCTTGGGGGCAACAAAAACCTGATAGAGCAAAGCATGCCACATAGTTGGAGCCTCTGGATAAACACACACTTCTGCCCATTATTTGTCAGTAACTCGGAATATCTTTGTTCCCCTttcttcaccttttttttttttttcctttctccttGTGAGTGTGTTCTTACATTTtgttaattagaattttaaatgggTAGCAGTTAGGCGTGGTGCTACTAGCCCCTTCTTCATGTCATGCTTTTGTGAGTGCTCCCAAGTTTTTTGTGTGGGTTTTAAGTTCCTTCCTTATAATCaacacaacaataacaacaaagcCTTAGGAGGTGTAAGGTTGGCTTCGCGGTTGAAGGGAGGAGCGAAGAGGGAGAAGTCGTGGGTTCGAATCCCTCCcacaaataaaaacttaacaaattaacaactaacatttgtcgataaaaaaaaagcagCAACAAAGGCTTATTCCCACCATGTAATTTCTAGCATGTCACAGTATTTGATTCTGGAAGGTAGGTTTCGGTTTTAGCATTTAGAAGTATTGTTTTGTCACTTTGGCGGTCTGATGGACAAGCAACCCAATGTCCCAAATAGTGAATCTGAATCCTGATTCTATTAGGTGCTTTGTTATTGATGTTGTCTTTACCAAAATTCAAGACAGTTATTCAGCGAAGTACACTAAATTATTGTTTGTCATTTAAATGTTTCACATAAATATTGCCATTCACTCATTCAGCCTTAGCCTTCTGTCTTCTGATCGTTATGCTACTGTTTTTTCCCCTGTTGGCATGTTCGATAATTCaatgttattacttattagCCTCTTATAGTTCTCAAAATTGGCACAGGCTATTCTTGTAGACGAGTACTGCATGATGTGCTGTCCGCTCTTTTTGCAAGTTTGATGGTTCTGTTGGGCATGTTCTGGTACTGTTTTCCATAATTTTTGATACCATGATGTGTTATCATGATGATTCTGTTAGGGTATGCGttgcattttatatttttgtagatATGTTGTATCATCTATGTATTCTTTGATTTCTTTCACTccataattatgattttttcttaAGCTGTTTATAATATATGTTGTAGCATTTATGAAAAGGGGCTAGTGTTTATGAAAAATAGCATTTAGACAGGTTTTCCTGTTTTAGGATTTTGAGTTTCCCTCAAAATCTTTGAAAACCCAAGAATACTGAGAATTATTCCTGACAAATAGAGAAAACCAAAGATGAAATTGTAGATGATCATAGATGAAATGTTAAAGTTAGTTACATGAAATCTACACTAATGTTCTTCCCTCCAAtgtaagttgtatttttttcctttttacgtCAACCGTATTTTGGATTGAAGAAATAAGCAATAGCCATACATTTTGGAATTTAGACATTCATTCAAGTTATAAATGTTCCTTCTAGACTCATTACATTTTAACtgttcaaaatattattagGGACGAGTATGTGGGTAAACCAGCTACTATGGAAGTTTTGTATGCTTAAAAATGTTGGACCTGTTTTTGCAGGGTTTGAATGTCTATAGCATTTTACCGCTTGACACAAGTGATGGTCCCCGAGATGCTATGAACATAATTGTTTGGCACAATGCTTTTGAGGCTGAAACTATTTTTGGTGTTCCCTTTCATTTACACCAACTAGGATAATGTTTTGTATGTCATGTCGATTTCGGTTTAGGGATTGGTTTCTCATGGTTTTTAATGATAACATCTTGGCCCTGAATCTGGTCTTAACAGttctttcaaaaacattggATCTGAATATCTGATAAGCTAGCATGTCATTCCCCTCACCTTGATGATTTGACCCATTTGGCCAATATAATTTGTCTTTGGCTTTCAATTATCGAACAGAGGTGTGGGCATTCGGCGCCAAGTATGGCCACCCAAAGATGTTAAATCTCATGATACAGCACCCCTGGATCAGGTTTTTggtgtttttcttttccctttgctCATGCCTTGGAGAATAGTACACACAACTTCACTTGGTGCTTCTTACTCTAGCAAACTCTCTGCATGCAGGACAACAGGTTTCAAGCCTCAAGATTCACCCCATTATTCGTATCTTATCCTATACTGCACAATCACCTAAACGGTCTAATTGGGCCTCATTACTTACCTGCAGTAACGAGCGATACCTAACATTATTATGGTGATACCAATAAAGGAAAAGACGAGTCTGAAGTAAATAGTAatgagataaaaaagaaaaaagaaaaaaaggaaacctTGAAGTTAATAACCTTAAGTATTTTTGTAGTATTATTTGCTTAACTATAATGAGGCATGCAATTGAGCTAGGCAAACACTTTCCTTGGATTTTTCTTTTACAGTTTTACTAACTCTAATCAAGGGATCAACCGCTTCTTTTCAGGaacaatcttatattttttcccACACTTAATTGTTTATACATTCACTTTGCtccttttttttccatttcttttcttttatcattatttCACAACATACATTTATtaccttctttcttttattatttattttctctctcatgTATAAACTCAGGGCCGtggaaaaataacttttttctttctgaaataAATGAGATGACACGAGTATCTTTGGTTTTTTCTGTGGAAACAGATGCTGCTTCAAGACAAAACAATGCCCTAGATTACcgcgaaaaagagagagagaaaaaaagtaaaCTCGAAAATGCTTAAGTCAAAGCCAATAGATGTGAATGGGAAATGGCGATAGGGGCAATATTGGTAGGTATCACCACATCAGCAAGCTAAATGCATGAGACCAAATCTTAATTAATGTTCTATTACCAACAGTAACAATGAACCAAGACCGTGTTAACATGTCATAATAAAAACCACAGGCATAAGGAGCGTAACGCTCACTCCCTTCTCTCGTGgccctcttctcttctctcaaaGGACTGAACGAAAACCTTTAGGGTTCCTCTGTTCTTCTTCGCCCCAAAAAAAATTCTCAGGCTCAGAAAAATTCAACCGTTCTCGCCATTGCCGAAGCTCCAGCCCCTCGCATTTCCAATTCTCCGCCCAAACCCTTTTGTTGGAAACAGAGTATCCGAGAGACCCTTCACAACATGGCAAAAACGAGGCCAGGCAGAAAAGACGTGGATTCCTACACCATCAGAGGCACCAACAAGATCGTAAGAGGTAATCGCAAGAAACCCTTTTCTCTTTTCAGCTACCCAGTTGCGTAAATGGCCTCAAAATCGTTTCTTTTGCGAAGGGAAGGGGAGGGAATGGTTTGAAACCATGTGGCTGTTGCGATGATTAGTGAAaggtgttttgttttttttgttgtgttctGCAGCTGGGGACTGTGTGCTGATGCGCCCCTCTGATACCAGCAAGCCACCGTACGTGGCGCGCGTGGAGAAGATCGAACAGGATAATAGGAACAACGTGAAGGTGCGTGTGAGGTGGTATTATAGGCCTGAAGAGTCTATTGGAGGACGCAGGCAGTTCCATGGAGCAAAGGAGCTGTTTTTGTCTGACCATTATGATGTTCAGAGTGCTCACACAATTGAAGGGAAGTGTGTTGTGCACTCTTTTAAGAACTATACCAAGCTTGAGAATGTAGGTGCTGAGGATTACTATTGTAGGTTTGAGTACAAGGCTGCTACTGGGGCTTTCACGCCTGACCGTGTTGCTGtgtaagtttatttttgttttttttagtgagATAATGTTGTAAGTGTTTGAAATGGTgggttttgttttgttgattTGGTTCGGTTTTGTGGTTTGAAGGTATTGCAAGTGCGAGATGCCTTATAACCCAGATGACCTCATGGTGCAGTGTGAGGGGTGCAAGGATTGGTAAAGCCAGTGTATTCTGCTTTCTTTGTTTACTGTTATTACATTTGTGAGTGGTTTTTGGATGTCCGGGTCTCTAATTTTAGCATTAGATGCGTTGTTTGCTCGGATGAAGGAATTCTCTGGATATTTCAGCTCCTGCAGAGCCAGCCAGGCTGCTGACCCTAAGCAAAAGGAAGAAAGATAAAGACTGCAAAAAGACTTAAAGAAGCCTTaggaaaatgttttctcaaGTCCAATAGTTTTTAATGCACTCATGACTTTGGTTGTTATTCAAACTGTGCTAGTCTATGCACATGTTTTGCATGTTGCTCTTGATGAGGCTTTCTGCTTGTTCAGTCAAAGGAAAAACAATTGAGAACAATGCAGGAAATGGAGAACATATAAAAGATTTTCCATTTATAAAGGAGTAACatgtaataaaagaaatagcAGATGGATTTTATGGAGTTTAAACTTCTGATGTGTCTACATCATCTGTCTTTTGTCAGCCTATAATATCTTGATTCTGGATTCCTTTGTATCTTTTTACCAATATGTGTCAGCCAATGCAAATTGAATGATGCAGGGGCTGATTTCTTGTGCTCTGATAAACTATGACCTTAGTTGGCTACAAGAATTCATAAAGATTGTTAAATTTAAGGAGTAGTGCtactgctgttttttttttcgtctGTTTGTATGACCCTATTGATTTTATGAAAGAAACACTGTTCAATATTGGTAGGTTTTTTGTAGGTACCATCCTGCTTGCGTGGGCATGACTATTGAAGAAGCAAAGAAATTGGACCATTTTGTTTGTTCAGAATGTTCATCTGATGATGACATGAAGAAACCCCAGGCTACATTTCCTGTATCACCAGGATCTGATGGCAAGGTGAGACTACCTGCATCCAGTCCTGAACAATTTGAGTTGAGATGCACTTTTACTTATGTTCCTTTTCAGTTTCCCTGATCATACTGGAGAGGCATTATTATTCCTAGGCTAAAGGGGGAATGGGAACACATCCGTTGTAGTATTTGAAGATTGGTGTAACAAAGAAAGTTATTCCATTAAAAGGAAGTGCCCTTAGAGCATCTAATCAGATTTGTATTAGAATGTTGAAACAAACTTTGCttagttgaaaactttttccTTTGGTTTTCCTTAATCTGAAAGATTTAGgcatttttttaacatgaattTGCTGCAAAGTGTGATTAGTTAAAGATTCAAGGCTGTCAGATggttaaaaattgaattatagaTATTATGACAGGCACTCTTCAgagttttaaatatgtttttaatattccCATAGTTTTTTTATGTAATCCTATCTGGCAGCCTtggtttatgttttcttttaatttgtatgTCAATGTATTTATGGCTGAAATTATTGATTGTGGCATAAATGATATTTATTGTGTTCATTTACCTTGATATTTCTTCTCCTTGTGCTCAACATGTTCACTTTGTTTGAGTGGTTCTTTCACTAAGTTAATCTGTGTTCTTTATTCTGAGTTCCATTTTTTGAATTTCGTCTGTGCTCATTCCTAAATCGGGAACTCTATACATTGTGACCCGATCATTCTTTTGTTAACTTCATTGATTACATTGGTGAACTGATTCTTTGTCTTTTTCAGTGTGTGGGGGAGGGGTAGAGTAGATGtaggtattttgttttttttccaagATCATGCTACATTAGTGAGGCTGAGTTGATAACCATGGTATGCTTATTTTTTTCCATACAATGCTTAATAAGTAAACATGAGGTCTTTGAAGACTTTAAATCATGACTGATGCTTAATCagttaataatcaatttttttttctagtaccATTATCTTAAATTTGAATGGGCTTACCAAGCACGTAAGCTCATATTTGGATTCAGCATATAAAAGTTTATTATCTGTCTATCTCTGTGTCTatgtgaaagaaaatattagttCCGATTGTAGTCACATATGTCTTCATTTTCTTGTTGAAGTCGTTAAGCTTGACCTGCTAATTCCAGTCTTCCTTTGTTATTCCTTGAATCTTTGATGCATCTTCTGCATTTAGCACCATTCATTTTGAGGAAATAATTCAATCAAGTAAGAGATTATGGCAAAGCATTTTGTTTAAAGATCAAAATCTTTACTTAACTAATTTGTGTTAGAGTCTGGATTTGtcgtttattttttgttttgttttatgtaCAGTGTataggcttttaaaaatttcttgaaATGTCCAATGCGTGGTATTGTTAGAACATGATTTGACTTGGATTGTTCTTTTGGTTGATGTATTCTGCAAGATGTTTGGTAGCTTTTTCATCTTCATGTTGGCAGATAGTGATGGGATCTTTGTAAGGACTATGTTTTAATGCTTCTGTCTGTTTACCCAGTGACATTACATACTAGCAATGGCCTTTGTGGGCATTTTATAACTATGCTTTGTAAATGATAATTATGACATAGAACTGGGAAATTTTATGTTGAGTGTATAGCTCGTATTAGGCATAGAGAGAGCTATCTCATTGCCAACATCAAGTTTCACATTGGGTCTTTCATTCATCAATGTTATACGTTTGATGAACAAgtcatgaatttgaatttgcagGTTGAGCCGAAGCGGCGGAAGAGATGACCATCATGCTGAATTAACTCATCTTGCGAATGCACCTCTTGCTGAATTTCACGGGCTATGTGGTAGCTGTTGTGGGTGTATTGTACAGCTTCTACCAGAGGCTATAAACATCATTTTATGTATTTGACTCCGGCTATGTATGTATTCGTCTTAGATTTATGACAGACATTGATCTGTTTTCCTTGTGTCCAGAAAGAGCAACTCCTGTCAGTGTTAATGTTTGAGATAACATCAGGCCTTGAATACTGGagtaaaaagaaattatcaattttctgaaatTTGGATTCCTGTTTGTTTGCTCATCAGCTATTGTGCATTATgctattattgatttttttttctcgttaGAAAGGGCAATAATGCCAGGTTTTGAACGGAACAGTTTTGAACGTATAAATAGTTTGGCAACTGGAGTGTCTCACGAACTTTGATGATTTAGTGTGAAACAGCATATTTGATGCGGCTGTGATGGTGCTTGTTTTCAAATGTCGTGTACAATTAATATAgcgtttcaatttttttattggcgTCGATATCCTATCCTTGTATTTGGATTGGCCTTATATGCACCTGATGATCCACGTTTTTATCAACTCTATACCAATTATTGCTTCTGGGTGTTTCCTTACATTGGATGTGGAAATTTAAGAGCGTGTTTGGGTATGTGTTTCAGATCCACATACAGGGAAACTTTAACATCAAAAACTAAAGATGACGCCGAAACTATTTGTAATTGACAGCTTTGAGTAAACATTGATCCCGTGTATATCGATGCCAATTTAAACATGCGATAATTATTTGTGCGTTGCCGATGTCAAAGCAAGCACTCACTATATATCTTGAGTATAATTGAGTTGCCTTTCGATTTTATTTCAAATGTTAATCCAGTATATTCTCATTAAGGTAAAGAGTTTAATTAACAACATAAAAGAATATTGTCggaaatgaaggaaaataaatttgCTTGTGTCATAAACACTGACTAATAGAAAAGGTTAATAGTAAaattgtatgatatatatttttatacaaatgtACTTTTCTTGGAGAAATTTATATAGCAACTGTTAAATGGGATCTTCATTAACGTGCTTGTATTTTAGGCTCGTGAAGACTAGGGTTAGGTAGCATGCATGCACACTGACGTACGATGTCCATATTGACGTAAAGACAACATATGTGCTTACATATATATGATCATATGGAATCAAACGTTACACAACCCTTTGTGGAAGTCaagggaaagaaaatataaacattAGCAAGTTattgatttccaacttttcatgATTAAAACTTGCTTCAGAGTAACGATACAATGGTTTCCCATGAATAAAAGGTTACTGGGTGATTTTGATGCAGC
Above is a window of Glycine soja cultivar W05 chromosome 12, ASM419377v2, whole genome shotgun sequence DNA encoding:
- the LOC114379840 gene encoding chromatin remodeling protein EBS-like; translated protein: MAKTRPGRKDVDSYTIRGTNKIVRAGDCVLMRPSDTSKPPYVARVEKIEQDNRNNVKVRVRWYYRPEESIGGRRQFHGAKELFLSDHYDVQSAHTIEGKCVVHSFKNYTKLENVGAEDYYCRFEYKAATGAFTPDRVAVYCKCEMPYNPDDLMVQCEGCKDWYHPACVGMTIEEAKKLDHFVCSECSSDDDMKKPQATFPVSPGSDGKVEPKRRKR